The Kordia sp. SMS9 DNA window GGTACAGAGTGGCGCCATCAGTATTACATGTTCCTTTTGCAATTGGCGGATTTATCCTAAAAAAACTATTCAAAAAAGAACCGCTAAAACCCGAAAGTAAACAAAACTTAAAAGGTTCATTCTTTGCGCTTTTATCAAGTTTGAGCATGATGAATTTTGGATATTATATGATCACAGCTAAAAAATAAATTGGTATGAATTTCAATATCATCAGTTACATACTATACATTCCAATAATCTTCTTTATTACCATAAAAGTAGGCTGGATACTATACAAAAGTGGCGAAGTGTTTTTATGTAGCATTTTTCAAAATGATATTGAGATGACACAAAATTTAAACAAACTTTTACTCATTGGATATTACTTAATCAATTTAGGTGCCGCCACAATTACAATTACCTTTTGGGATACGGTGGAAAACCTACCTGAAATGATCAATACACTGTCCAAGATTCTCGGAAGCACAATTGTGCTGTTGGCACTTTTACATTACAACAACATCTTTTGGATTACATTTTTAAACAGAAAAAAACAACCTATAAATTAACACATCATGGGATCAACAAAAATCATCATCGCGTATTTCGTCTATCTACCAATTGTTATTGGACTCACCATTTTTGTCTCTAAAAAGCTATTTGAAAGTGGCAAAAGTTTTATGATCGAAATTTTTAGAGGAAAGGAAACAATAGCGCTCGCAACCAACAAACTTTTTGAAGTTGGTTTCTATCTTATCAATATCGGAATGGCGTTAATTCTTATGAAAATCTCAAATTACAATGGAACTTACAACATTGACAACCAGAAACTTATTGAAGTCATGGGACTCAAAATTGGAAGCTTTTCTATCTACCTTGGGGCAATGCTACTTTTGAATTTATTTCTATTTCTACGAGGAAGAAAAGTGACAAGAAGTACAGAAAAAAAACCTGTTGTACCTACATTTTCAACCAAAAAATAACGATATGAAAAAGATAATCATTGCAGGCGGAAGCGGATTTTTAGGACAATCATTAATCAGCTACTTTTTACCAAAAGGATATGAAATTATAGTGCTATCAAGAAGCGCAAGAAAAACAGGAAACGACCATTTGCGCTATGTACAATGGAATGCAAAAACTTTAGATATTTGGATGACTGAACTTGAAGGTGCAACTGTATTAATAAACCTTACGGGAAAGTCGGTAGATTGTCGCTATAGTGAAAAAAACAAAGCAGAAATTCTAAACTCCAGAGTCAATGCTACGAAAGTGCTAGGCGAAGCAATACAAGCCTGCGCTGTGCCTCCAAAAGTGTGGATGAATTCGTCTACTGCAACAATTTATGAGCATTCGCTAAAACGAAAAATGACGGAAGAAAACGGAAAGATAGGTGACGATTTTTCTATGAACGTTGCCAAATCGTGGGAAGCTACTTTTTACGATTGCAATACTCCAAAAACCAACAAAATTGCGTTGCGGACTTCCATCGTATTGGGAAAAAATGGTGGCGCGTTTATTCCGCTGAAAAACCTAACAAAACTTGGTTTGGGCGGAACGCAAGGAAGTGGAAAACAAAAAGTGAGCTGGATTCACGAACATGATTTTTGTCGCGCTGTTGCATTTTTGCTAGAAAAACACGAAACGGGAACGTATAATATAACAGCTCCGAATCCGATTGAAAATAAACGTTTTATGAAAACAATTCGGAACGTACTTAAAGTTCCTTTCGGACTCTTTCAACCAAAATGGTTACTCAAATTTGGTGCGCTCATTATAAAAACGGAAGCTGAATTGATTTTAAAAAGCAGATTTGTAATTCCTGAAAAATTAGTCAATGCTGGTTTTCAATTTCAATATCCGACTGCTGAAAAGGCGATTGAAGAAATTATTAATCGTCATTAAATAAAAAAACTATCCTATTTTTATAGGCTTAAATCTAATTTTGGGAAGAAAGAAAAAAAATATTTGGACTAAGAAAAACATTATAAATGTGATCTTATTTTTTGGAATCATAGTTGTTTTACTAAAAATAAACATATATGATAAAAAAAAACTAGCCAACGATTCCTTTAAAACTGTTGGTGTAATAGAAAAGTTGCACCCTAAAAAACCAATAGGAAAACGTTCTAAAGATGTTATTTATTTCTACTTTATCAAAAATGACATTGTATACCATAAAATATTAACTAAGACTGTAGGTGTAATTAATAATCATAAAATAAAATTGAATGACTGCTTTGAATTAAAAGTAGCTAATTCAAGTAACAGTATTTATGAGTTAAATTTAACAAAGAGAATTGATACTTTCATTGATAAGAAATTATATCAAAAACATGACTACAACAGTTTTATTCATAGAAACAAAATAGAAAGATACATCATTAATTCTAAATCAAATAAAGATAAGCTTTGATTACTATTACACTAAAAACACATATCAAAGCGCCAATTCAAACAGTTTTCGACATTTCTAGAGATATTACCGAACATGAAGCTTCAAGCAAAAACACACGCGAGAAAGCAATTGCTGGTGTGACTTCTGGGAAAATAAATTTGGGAGAAACGGTAACGTGGCGCGCCAAACATTTTGGGGTTTATATAAAACACACGAGTCTAATTTCCGAAATGGAATCACCCACTTTTTTTGTGGATGAAATGGTAGAAGGTGTTTTCAAAAGTTTGCGACATGAACATATTTTTAAAGAAGTGGACAATGCAACGGACATGACAGACATTTTCAACTACGAAGTTCCGTATGGCATTTTTGGACGCGTATTTAATTACTTCATTTTAAAATCCTATCTCACCAAATTTTTACACGAACGAAATCAACACATCAAACAACGCGCAGAAATCTCAAATTTAACAGGTTGACAGATTTTTCTATCGCTGTAAATATTTTTTATTTCAACAATATCGTTTACATTTGAAAAAACAATAGCTCACAAATGCCAAACCATCAACTGGATCCGAACAAGTGGATTACGCTCTATGCGGATTATCTTTTCAATTACACAATTGTAAGGGTAAAAGATAGAGAAACTGCACAAGATTTAGTCCAAGAAACGTTTTTTGCAGGACTAAAATCAATGGCAAATTTCAAAGGAGAAGCCTCAGAACGTACGTGGCTCATCTCTATTTTGAAACGAAAAATTATTGATTACTATCGCAAAATCAATTCAAAAAAAGGGCAAGCGGAAGTACGCATCAATTACAATGCTGACACAGAATCGGAAGGTGATTGGTTGGAAGAGCGCGTTGCTGATGGATATGATAAAAACGCCGAAGATCAAATGCAAAATGAAGAACTTGGACTTGCCATTGAAGACTGCATTGACAAACTTCCAGAAAAACAAGCTAAAATCTTTAAGATGAAAACCATTTTAGGATACGACACAGAAACCATTTGTAATGATTTAAATATAACTGCGTCTAACCTTTGGGTTATCATTCACAGAGCGAGAACCACGCTTTCTGGATGCCTCGAACAGAACTGGTTTTAATAAGTAATGAAGAATGAGTACGAAATTCAAATTTTTTATATCGTGTGAAGAAGCTCAACATATTTGCGACAAATCGCAGTATGGAGAAGCTGGCTTTTGGGAAATACTAAAACTGAAATTAAGATTGTCTTGGTGTCACATCACAAGAGCATATTCTAGTAAAAATGCAAAGCTCACCGAATTGGTTCAAAAATCAAACATTGACGCTATAGAACAAAAAAAGAAAGACGAAATGGCGCGCAAACTCAAAGAAGAAATGAGCAAATACTAAACACATACTAAAAGTAAAAACCATACAATCGGAATACTCTCTACCCAAAAAGCGGCAAAGTATTTCGATTTTTTTATGCGCGATTGCCAAATAGACACACACAACAACAACCCGATTCCCACAGTCATAAAAAATGCTGTAGAAAAAGATTTTTCAATAAAATATTCTAAGAATACAAACAATACAATCCACACATAGGCAAGCAATTTTGTTCGTGGAATTCCGAGTCGCTGTGGCAACGTTCCCAAAGCGGCGGCATCATACGACAAATCGCTAATCTCAAACGGAATCATCAAAACCAACACTAATACAAAACGTTGCAAACCCAATAAAATAACATTGGTTTCTGCAAGTGGAATATCTGCATTCACAATGGGCAACAACACCGTAACTCCTGTCCAACACAACGCTACAATAGAGATTTTAAAACCTGGGAGCGTTCTAAAATTTTTCTGTTTGGGTAAAAAAGGAATAATATAAAGCGAAGACAGTAAACTCAATCCGACGGCAAGGAACAAGGTTTTCCATTGTAATTGAAACGCATAATACGAAGCCAATACAAAGCACACAAAACTCAACATCTGTATAAATTTCAAGTAGTTGGTGGCAACAAAAAAATATTGCTTCGCAGAACTCCCGTATTTTATAAAATTATATGTCACAATCGTACCGTAAAATGTGAAATACAAAACAGCTTCATCATACGGTAAATCAAACACATACAGCGTACAATACGTCAAAGCATACACGCTAAAACCTATGTGAATACTGCTATCTAAATAAAAATTGAAACCTCTTTTTAAAACATTCATCAAACAAAAATAGCCAAACTGTTCATAACCTAACTTTTTCGTTAAAAACTTTCGCATTTCGCAACCACACAAAATTGCAAAGAAGTAATTTTTTAGTTGTATTTTTGCATGCCATAAGCACAACTATAAAAAAAGAAAAAATATAGCTGATGAAAACTGATTCTTTTTCATTGAGACATAATGGAATTCGTACGAAAGACATTCCATACATGTTACAGACTATCGGAGTTGATTCTGTTGAACAATTGATGGATGAAACCATTCCAGATGGAATTCGCTTGCGAGAAGCACTTTCGCTTCCAAAAGGACTAAGCGAAAATGAATTTTTAGCGCACATGCAGGATTTGGCAGGTCACAATAAAATCTTCAAATCGTACATCGGTTTGGGATATCATGAAGCCGTAACGCCGCCTGTCATTCAACGTAACATCTTGGAAAATCCAGGTTGGTACACAGCGTATACGCCGTACCAAGCAGAAATTGCACAAGGAAGATTGGAAGCCTTGTTAAACTTCCAAACGGTGGTGACGGAATTGACAGGAATGGAACTTGCCAATGCGTCTTTATTAGACGAAAGTACCGCTGCGGCAGAAGCCATGACAATGCTATTTGGTGTACGATCAAGAGCGCAGAAAAAAGGAAACATCGTAAAGTTTTTCGTCTCTGAAGAAGTATTACCACAAACAATTTCCTTATTAAAAACACGTGCTATTCCGATCGGAATTGAGTTGGTAATTGGAAATCATGAAGAATTTGACTTTTCAACAGACTATTTTGGTGCTTTACTACAATATCCTGGAAAACACGGTCAAATATTTGACTACAGAGCATTCACAGAAAAAGCAAACGAAAACGAAATCAAAGTAGCAGTAGCAGCAGATATTTTAAGTTTGGTATTGTTAGAATCGCCAGGAAGCTTTGGAGTAGATGTTGTCGTAGGAACCACACAACGTTTCGGAATTCCATTAGGATATGGTGGACCACATGCCGCATTTTTTGCCACGAAAGAAGCGTACAAACGTAGCATTCCAGGAAGAATCATTGGTGTTACGAAAGATACGGACGGAAATCGTGCATTGCGCATGGCATTACAAACCCGCGAGCAACATATCAAAAGAGACAAAGCAACCTCTAACATCTGTACTGCACAAGTATTACTTGCCGTCATGGCGGGAATGTACGCAGTATATCACGGACCTAACGGATTGCGCTACATCGCTAACAAAGTACATACAAACACTGTAAATCTCGCAAATTCGCTTAAACAATTAGGGTTCAAGCAAACAAATACAGCATTCTTTGATACAATTGTCATCAAAGCAAATGCTGCCAAAGTAAAAGAAATTGCAGAATACAACGAAGTTAACTTTTTATACATTGACGACAAAACGGTTGCCATTTCTATCAACGAATCAACTACGAAACGTGATTTAGAAGACATCATTTTCATCTTTGCGGCGGTTGTTGTAAAAGAAACTGTGCAGATTACAGATACAAATACTTCTAAAATATTAGCTTCTGTAGTACGTGAAACACCGTTTATGGAAGCAGATGTATTCAACACTTATCATTCGGAAACAGAAATGATGCGCTACATCAAGAAATTGGAACGTAAAGATTTATCGCTAAATCATTCCATGATTGCCTTGGGTTCTTGTACAATGAAATTAAACGCTGCGGCGGAAATGTTATCGCTAAGTTCAGCACAGTGGAATAACATTCACCCTTTTGTTCCTGTAGAGCAGGCAGAAGGGTATCAAATATTACTAAAAGAACTGATTCACCAGCTAAACGTTGTTACAGGTTTTGCAGGAACTTCTTTGCAGCCAAACTCTGGTGCGCAAGGAGAATTTGCAGGATTGATGGTCATCAGAGCCTACCACGAATCAAGAGGAGATACACACAGAAACATCTGTTTAATTCCAGCGTCTGCACACGGAACCAACCCAGCAAGTGCCGTGATGGCAGGGATGAAAGTTGTTGTAACCAAAACGTCTGAAGACGGAAATATAGACATCGACGACTTGCGTGAAAAAGCATTGCTTCACAAAGACAATTTAGCAGCGTTAATGGTAACCTATCCATCAACACACGGCGTTTTTGAAGCAACCATTAAAGACATTACACAAATCATTCACGATAATGGTGGACAAGTATACATGGATGGTGCCAATATGAACGCACAAGTAGGACTGACAAATCCTGCTACAATTGGTGCCGATGTTTGTCACTTAAATCTACACAAAACATTCGCCATTCCACATGGCGGCGGCGGACCTGGTGTTGGACCAATTTGTGTAGCAGCACACTTAACACCTTTCTTACCAAGCAATCCAATCATTGAAACTGGTGGCGAACAAGCCATTACTTCAATTTCTGCGGCGCCTTGGGGAAGTGCCTTGGTATGTTTAATCTCGTACGGATACATTACCATGTTAGGGTCAAGAGGATTGACAGAAGCGACAGAATATGCCATCTTAAATGCAAACTATATCAAAGGTCGTTTGGAAGGTCAGTACGACATTTTATACACCAATGAACGTGGACGTTGTGCGCACGAAATGATCATTGATTGCCGTCCATTCAAACAACACGGAATAGAAGTCACAGACATAGCCAAACGTTTGATGGATTATGGTTTCCATGCGCCAACAGTTTCATTCCCTGTAGCTGGAACGATTATGATTGAGCCAACGGAAAGTGAAAGTGTCGCAGAATTAGACCGTTTCTGTGATGCGATGTTAGCTATTTTTGAAGAAATTTCAGAAGCAAGCGCAAGTGACACCAACAATGTGATGAAAAATGCACCACATACACTCGGAATGTTAACAGCTGACGAATGGAATCTTCCATACTCGCGTCAAAAAGCTGGATTCCCATTGTCCTTTGTGGCTGAAAACAAATTCTGGCCAACCGTTCGCAGAGTAGACGATGCTTATGGAGACAGAAACTTAATTTGTACGTGTGCGCCTATTGAGGAATATGCAGAAGCATAAAATACACTTTAAAAATCATGAAAAGAGCGTCCTTTGTACGCTCTTTTTTGTAGACTGTTTCATATTTTTATTTGAAGAATTATCACTATCTTATGTATTCTTTTGAAAATTATTCACATAATTAACATTTGAGTGCATTATCCTCAAAAATAAAAACTTTGAAGCATCCGCTAAATAATTAAAAGTCTATTATCATTAATTTAGTAGCTTATAATCCCAAAAAACTATGATTGTATGAAAGTGAAAATAACTGGGACAGGATGTTATATTCCCTCTGAAGTTGAAATCAATGAAGCTTTCCTTCAACACCAATTTTTAAATGAAGATGGTAGCCCTTTTAAACAAAACACAGCTATTATTATAAAAAAATTCAAGTCGATTACAGGAATTGATGAACGCAGGTATGCAGAAACGCATCATTCTTCTTCAGACTTAGGATTTTTTGCCGCTGAAAAAGCAATTGCTAATGCCAATATTGATCCTGAAACCTTAGATTATATCATTTTTGCACATAATTTTGGCGACGTAAAACACAATACCATTCAAAGTGACATGGTACCAAGTTTGGCAAGTAGAGTAAAACACAACTTGCGCATCAAGAATCCAAAATGTGTTGCGTACGATGTTATATTTGGTTGTCCAGGTTGGCTTGAAGGCATGATACAAGCGTATGCTTTTATCAAAGCAGGAATTGCTAAAAAATGCCTTGTTATTGGCTCAGAAACCTTATCACGCGTTGTGGATGTTCATGACCGAGATTCTATGATTTACTCAGATGGTGCTGGCGCAACAATTATTGAAACTACTACCGAAGATTGTGGCATTATTGCACATGAAACTGCAACACATTCGTATGATGAAGCGCATTATTTATACTTTGGAAAATCAAACAATCCTGAGTTGAGCGACGATACGCGATACATAAAAATGTACGGTCGAAAAATATACGAATTTGCTTTGACGCATGTGCCAGCAGCCATGAAAGCTTGTTTAGACAAAAGTGGTGTTGCTATTGATGATTTGAAAAAAGTATTCATTCATCAAGCCAATGAAAAGATGGACGAAGCTATTATAGAGCGTTTTTACAACTTATATGATAAAGAAGCTCCTAAAAGCATTATGCCAATGACTATTCATAATTTAGGAAACAGTTCGGTGGCAACGATTCCAACGTTATTTGATATGGTTACCAAAGGACAAGTAGAAAATCAAGACATACAAAAAGGTGACATCAT harbors:
- a CDS encoding TIGR01777 family oxidoreductase; translated protein: MKKIIIAGGSGFLGQSLISYFLPKGYEIIVLSRSARKTGNDHLRYVQWNAKTLDIWMTELEGATVLINLTGKSVDCRYSEKNKAEILNSRVNATKVLGEAIQACAVPPKVWMNSSTATIYEHSLKRKMTEENGKIGDDFSMNVAKSWEATFYDCNTPKTNKIALRTSIVLGKNGGAFIPLKNLTKLGLGGTQGSGKQKVSWIHEHDFCRAVAFLLEKHETGTYNITAPNPIENKRFMKTIRNVLKVPFGLFQPKWLLKFGALIIKTEAELILKSRFVIPEKLVNAGFQFQYPTAEKAIEEIINRH
- the gcvP gene encoding aminomethyl-transferring glycine dehydrogenase, with the translated sequence MKTDSFSLRHNGIRTKDIPYMLQTIGVDSVEQLMDETIPDGIRLREALSLPKGLSENEFLAHMQDLAGHNKIFKSYIGLGYHEAVTPPVIQRNILENPGWYTAYTPYQAEIAQGRLEALLNFQTVVTELTGMELANASLLDESTAAAEAMTMLFGVRSRAQKKGNIVKFFVSEEVLPQTISLLKTRAIPIGIELVIGNHEEFDFSTDYFGALLQYPGKHGQIFDYRAFTEKANENEIKVAVAADILSLVLLESPGSFGVDVVVGTTQRFGIPLGYGGPHAAFFATKEAYKRSIPGRIIGVTKDTDGNRALRMALQTREQHIKRDKATSNICTAQVLLAVMAGMYAVYHGPNGLRYIANKVHTNTVNLANSLKQLGFKQTNTAFFDTIVIKANAAKVKEIAEYNEVNFLYIDDKTVAISINESTTKRDLEDIIFIFAAVVVKETVQITDTNTSKILASVVRETPFMEADVFNTYHSETEMMRYIKKLERKDLSLNHSMIALGSCTMKLNAAAEMLSLSSAQWNNIHPFVPVEQAEGYQILLKELIHQLNVVTGFAGTSLQPNSGAQGEFAGLMVIRAYHESRGDTHRNICLIPASAHGTNPASAVMAGMKVVVTKTSEDGNIDIDDLREKALLHKDNLAALMVTYPSTHGVFEATIKDITQIIHDNGGQVYMDGANMNAQVGLTNPATIGADVCHLNLHKTFAIPHGGGGPGVGPICVAAHLTPFLPSNPIIETGGEQAITSISAAPWGSALVCLISYGYITMLGSRGLTEATEYAILNANYIKGRLEGQYDILYTNERGRCAHEMIIDCRPFKQHGIEVTDIAKRLMDYGFHAPTVSFPVAGTIMIEPTESESVAELDRFCDAMLAIFEEISEASASDTNNVMKNAPHTLGMLTADEWNLPYSRQKAGFPLSFVAENKFWPTVRRVDDAYGDRNLICTCAPIEEYAEA
- a CDS encoding 3-oxoacyl-ACP synthase III family protein, with the protein product MKVKITGTGCYIPSEVEINEAFLQHQFLNEDGSPFKQNTAIIIKKFKSITGIDERRYAETHHSSSDLGFFAAEKAIANANIDPETLDYIIFAHNFGDVKHNTIQSDMVPSLASRVKHNLRIKNPKCVAYDVIFGCPGWLEGMIQAYAFIKAGIAKKCLVIGSETLSRVVDVHDRDSMIYSDGAGATIIETTTEDCGIIAHETATHSYDEAHYLYFGKSNNPELSDDTRYIKMYGRKIYEFALTHVPAAMKACLDKSGVAIDDLKKVFIHQANEKMDEAIIERFYNLYDKEAPKSIMPMTIHNLGNSSVATIPTLFDMVTKGQVENQDIQKGDIIMFASVGAGMNINAIVYKY
- a CDS encoding SRPBCC family protein, whose protein sequence is MITITLKTHIKAPIQTVFDISRDITEHEASSKNTREKAIAGVTSGKINLGETVTWRAKHFGVYIKHTSLISEMESPTFFVDEMVEGVFKSLRHEHIFKEVDNATDMTDIFNYEVPYGIFGRVFNYFILKSYLTKFLHERNQHIKQRAEISNLTG
- a CDS encoding sigma-70 family RNA polymerase sigma factor is translated as MPNHQLDPNKWITLYADYLFNYTIVRVKDRETAQDLVQETFFAGLKSMANFKGEASERTWLISILKRKIIDYYRKINSKKGQAEVRINYNADTESEGDWLEERVADGYDKNAEDQMQNEELGLAIEDCIDKLPEKQAKIFKMKTILGYDTETICNDLNITASNLWVIIHRARTTLSGCLEQNWF